Proteins co-encoded in one Callospermophilus lateralis isolate mCalLat2 chromosome 2, mCalLat2.hap1, whole genome shotgun sequence genomic window:
- the Rgs3 gene encoding regulator of G-protein signaling 3 isoform X6, with amino-acid sequence MLRGMYLTRNGNLQRRHTMKEAKDVKNKLAIFRRRNESPGAQPAGKTDKMMKSFRPTSEEALKWSESLEKLLLHKYGLIVFQAFLRTEFSEENLEFWLACEDFKKVKSQSKMTAKAKKIFAEYIAIQACKEVNLDSYTREHTKDNLQSVTRGCFDLAQKRIFGLMEKDSYPRFLRSDLYLDLINQKKMSPPL; translated from the exons ATGCTCCGGGGCATGTACCTCACGCGCAATGGGAACCTTCAGAGACGGCACACCATGAAAGA AGCCAAGGACGTGAAGAACAAGCTGGCCATCTTCAGGCGGCGAAATGAATCGCCAGGGGCCCAGCCAGCGGGCAAGACGGACAAGATGATGAAGTCATTCAG GCCCACCTCGGAGGAAGCCCTCAAGTGGAGTGAATCCCTGGAGAAGCTGCTGCTTCACAAAT ATGGGTTAATAGTGTTCCAGGCCTTTCTTCGCACCGAGTTCAGCGAGGAAAACCTGGAGTTCTGGCTGGCTTGTGAGGACTTCAAGAAGGTCAAGTCACAGTCCAAGATGACGGCCAAAGCCAAGAAGATCTTTGCTGAATACATTGCTATCCAGGCGTGCAAGGAG GTCAACCTGGACTCGTACACCCGGGAGCACACGAAGGACAACCTGCAGAGCGTCACACGGGGCTGCTTCGACCTGGCACAGAAGCGCATCTTTGGGCTCATGGAAAAGGACTCGTATCCTCGCTTTCTCCGCTCTGACCTCTACCTGGACCTCATTAACCAGAAGAAGATGAGTCCCCCgctctag